A part of Vibrio sp. B1FLJ16 genomic DNA contains:
- the minE gene encoding cell division topological specificity factor MinE gives MSLLEFFRPQKKTSASLAKERLQIIVAERRSQNDPAPSYLPQLKEDILKVIGKYVDIDPNMVDLTFEHKDDDISVLELNVKLPDDEK, from the coding sequence ATGTCATTATTAGAATTTTTCCGTCCTCAGAAGAAAACATCGGCAAGCTTGGCTAAAGAACGCCTGCAAATCATCGTAGCAGAACGTCGCAGCCAAAATGACCCAGCGCCTTCTTACCTGCCTCAATTAAAAGAGGACATTTTGAAGGTGATTGGCAAATACGTCGATATCGACCCGAATATGGTTGACCTGACCTTTGAGCACAAAGATGACGATATCTCAGTACTTGAGCTCAACGTTAAACTACCTGACGACGAGAAGTAA
- the minD gene encoding septum site-determining protein MinD: MARIIVITSGKGGVGKTTSSAAIASGLALKGNKTAVIDFDIGLRNLDLIMGCERRVVYDFVNVINGEATLNQALIKDKRTDNLFILPASQTRDKDALTKDGVQRVFNELSEMGFDFIICDSPAGIEQGALMALYYADEAIVTTNPEVSSVRDSDRILGILDSKSLRAEQGLEPVKQHLLLTRYNPMRVNQGEMLSVEDVEEILHIPLLGVIPESQAVLNASNKGVPVTFDENTDAGMAYSDTVDRLLGNQVEFRFLTEEKKGLFKRLFGG; encoded by the coding sequence ATGGCACGCATTATTGTAATAACATCTGGTAAAGGTGGCGTCGGTAAGACCACCTCAAGCGCAGCCATCGCGTCTGGCTTGGCTCTTAAAGGTAATAAAACCGCGGTAATTGATTTTGATATTGGCCTGCGTAACCTTGATCTTATTATGGGTTGTGAGCGTCGTGTCGTTTATGATTTTGTCAACGTCATCAACGGCGAAGCAACGTTAAACCAAGCGCTGATCAAAGATAAACGCACAGACAACTTGTTCATTCTTCCTGCTTCTCAGACACGTGATAAGGATGCACTGACCAAAGATGGTGTGCAGCGTGTATTCAATGAGCTGAGTGAGATGGGTTTTGACTTCATCATCTGTGATTCGCCAGCGGGTATTGAGCAAGGTGCTCTGATGGCGCTGTATTACGCAGACGAAGCTATTGTGACAACAAACCCTGAAGTATCTTCAGTGCGCGACTCAGACCGTATTCTGGGCATTCTGGACTCGAAGTCACTGCGTGCAGAGCAGGGACTAGAGCCAGTAAAACAGCACCTTCTATTGACTCGTTACAATCCTATGCGTGTTAACCAAGGTGAAATGCTAAGTGTAGAAGACGTTGAAGAAATTCTGCACATTCCACTGCTGGGCGTGATCCCTGAAAGCCAGGCGGTACTGAACGCTTCAAACAAAGGTGTGCCTGTCACTTTTGATGAAAACACAGATGCTGGTATGGCTTACTCTGACACCGTTGATCGCTTACTAGGCAATCAGGTTGAATTTCGTTTCCTTACTGAGGAGAAGAAAGGACTCTTTAAACGACTGTTCGGAGGCTAG